One window of Serinus canaria isolate serCan28SL12 chromosome 3, serCan2020, whole genome shotgun sequence genomic DNA carries:
- the SDC1 gene encoding syndecan-1, protein MINVVALWLVALCFQAAVPQTTNLNLPPEDLDSSGDEDDAFSGSGAGPLTDQSRTWKIPGESTNSSKVAAPVDFSEQPFHGIESRTEKEAIFPSATSHPVTEEPVVAVKDEVSILGSPDEKPTSHILTTTVRSPTAHFPSVVHVTPSEASAVVHEIEPKFPSSDVPDTKDVPEPHSTVHGEGEVAATPAATAPRDVAPTHEEVSEVGSGDPGDFILTKDEDFPPTQNSEVLADSERNAKAAGASGIMDRKEVLGGVIAGGLVGLVFAVFLVAFMLYRMKKKDEGSYSLDEPKQSNGGYQKPHKQEEFYA, encoded by the exons ATGATAAACGTGGTGGCTCTGTGGCTGGTGGCCCTTTGCTTCCAGGCTGCTGTCCCG CAAACTACAAATCTGAACCTTCCCCCTGAAGACCTTGATTCATCTGGTGATGAGGATGATGCATTCTCAGGTTCAGGTGCAG gtCCCCTGACTGATCAGTCTCGCACCTGGAAAATCCCAGGAGAATCAACTAATTCCTCAAAAGTGGCAGCACCAGTGGATTTCAGTGAACAGCCATTTCATGGGATTGAGAGCAGAACTGAAAAGGAAGCAATATTCCCTTCTGCAACCAGTCATCCAGTGACAGAGGAGCCAGTTGTAGCTGTGAAAGATGAAGTATCCATCCTGGGCTCACCTGATGAGAAACCAACAAGCCACATACTCACAACAACAGTGAGAAGTCCCACTGCTCACTTTCCTTCTGTGGTTCATGTGACTCCGTCAGAAGCCTCTGCTGTGGTCCATGAGATTGAGCCTAAATTCCCCAGTTCTGATGTGCCAGACACCAAGGATGTGCCCGAGCCCCACTCTACTGTCCATGGTGAGGGGGAGGTCGCTGCCACCCCCGCAGCCACAGCTCCAAGGGATGTCGCGCCTACACATGAGGAGGTTTCTGAAGTTGGCTCTGGAGACCCG GGAGACTTCATCTTGACTAAAGACGAGGACTTTCCCCCAACTCAGAACTCAGAAGTACTGGCTGACTCTGAGAGGAAtgccaaagcagcaggagcctcaGGAATTATGGACAGAAAAGAAGTTCTTGGAG GTGTTATTGCTGGAGGACTTGTAGGCTTGGTGTTTGCAGTGTTTCTAGTTGCATTTATGCTGtacagaatgaagaaaaaagatgaagGCAGCTATTCACTGGATGAACCAAAACAGTCTAATGGAGGATAccaaaaaccacacaaacaaGAGGAATTCTATGCATAA